The following DNA comes from Selenomonadales bacterium.
AAGAGATTATCGCCAAAGAACGTCCTGACGGTCTCCTTGCAACGCTCGGCGGTCAGGCAGGTCTTAACCTTGCGGTTAAATTGGCAGAAAACGGTGTTCTCAGAAACTATAATGTAGAGCTTCTCGGTACGTCCCTTGAAGCGATCAAAAAAGCAGAAGACCGCGAAATGTTCAAAGATACGATGCAGGCGATCGGCGAACCGATCCCTGAAAGCGTTATCGTAGAAGATATCGAAGGTGCACTTAAATTCGCTGCAGAGATCGGCTATCCGCTTATCGTACGTCCTGCTTACACGCTCGGCGGTACAGGCGGC
Coding sequences within:
- a CDS encoding carbamoyl-phosphate synthase large subunit; amino-acid sequence: MPRKANLKKVMVIGSGPIVIGQAAEFDYAGTQACRALKEEGLEVVLVNSNPATIMTDANIADRVYIEPLTVDFLEEIIAKERPDGLLATLGGQAGLNLAVKLAENGVLRNYNVELLGTSLEAIKKAEDREMFKDTMQAIGEPIPESVIVEDIEGALKFAAEIGYPLIVRPAYTLGGTGG